Proteins co-encoded in one Paracrocinitomix mangrovi genomic window:
- the ccoN gene encoding cytochrome-c oxidase, cbb3-type subunit I, which translates to MQLEKFSYDNRIVRLFLIATVVWGVIGMLVGLFAALELVWPDLNLFSWLSFGRIRPLHTNAVIFAFVGNGIFAGVYYSLQRLLKTRMFSDMLSKINFWGWQLIILSAVLTLPFGYTTGKEYAELEWPIDIAITLIWVVFGWNMFGTILKRRVKHMYVAIWFYIATFVTVAVLHIVNSFELPVNFLKSYSWYAGVQDALVQWWYGHNAVAFFLTTPYLGLMYYFIPKAANRPVYSYRLSIIHFWALIFIYIWAGPHHLLFSSLPHWAQTLGVVFSVMLIFPSWGGMLNGLLTLRGAWDRVRDDAVLKFMVVAVTCYGMATFEGPILSLKMVNSISHFTDWTVAHVHVGGLGWNGMLTFGMAYFLVPKMWNTKLFSKSLANTHFWLATIGIVLWVIPMYIAGFMQGMMWKEFNLDGTLASSFNETVNALHEFYMVRSLGGALYIVGALIMVYNLVKTAKQGSFVPDESAEAPALVNPKKGHRGEHWHSWIERRPVKFLILSLFAILVGGIVEIIPTMMVSSNVTKIESVQPYTPLELEGRDIYIREGCYNCHSQWVRPFRDEVARYGQYSKGGEFVYDHPFQWGSKRTGPDLHRSGRGNSINNPSAWHYKHLINPRHVNPESVMPAYVWLTDPLDISNTPRKISVMRKLGVPYPEGYEDQAVDDLKVQAEEIYQEIITGDPEITKARPDMEVIALIAYLQRLGSDILKESPAEEETEVNEVIIDTVSSPAPEQLNEVDTTKINE; encoded by the coding sequence ATGCAATTAGAGAAGTTTAGCTACGACAACCGAATTGTTAGATTGTTCCTTATCGCCACCGTAGTATGGGGTGTAATCGGAATGTTAGTCGGTTTATTTGCGGCACTGGAATTAGTTTGGCCAGATCTTAACCTATTCAGCTGGTTATCATTTGGACGTATAAGACCACTGCATACAAACGCGGTAATTTTTGCCTTTGTAGGTAACGGTATTTTTGCCGGAGTATATTACTCATTACAGCGATTACTCAAAACCAGAATGTTCTCAGATATGCTGAGTAAAATCAATTTCTGGGGTTGGCAATTGATCATTTTATCGGCGGTATTAACCTTACCTTTTGGATACACAACTGGTAAAGAATATGCTGAGTTAGAGTGGCCAATTGATATTGCCATTACCTTAATTTGGGTGGTGTTTGGGTGGAACATGTTTGGTACTATTCTTAAGAGAAGAGTAAAACATATGTATGTTGCCATTTGGTTTTACATTGCCACATTTGTAACAGTTGCAGTTCTTCACATTGTAAACTCATTTGAACTTCCTGTTAACTTTTTGAAAAGTTATAGCTGGTATGCAGGTGTACAAGATGCATTGGTACAATGGTGGTACGGACATAACGCCGTAGCATTTTTCTTGACTACACCTTACCTGGGATTAATGTATTACTTTATTCCGAAGGCAGCCAATAGACCGGTTTATTCATACAGACTTTCAATTATTCACTTCTGGGCACTGATCTTTATTTATATCTGGGCAGGTCCTCACCACTTATTATTCTCTTCATTACCACATTGGGCTCAAACATTAGGTGTTGTGTTCTCTGTAATGTTGATTTTCCCTTCATGGGGTGGTATGTTAAATGGATTATTAACACTAAGGGGAGCCTGGGACCGCGTACGTGATGACGCAGTTTTAAAATTCATGGTAGTTGCTGTAACATGCTATGGTATGGCAACTTTTGAAGGACCAATTCTTTCATTAAAAATGGTAAACTCCATTTCTCACTTTACAGATTGGACAGTTGCGCACGTTCACGTTGGAGGATTGGGATGGAACGGTATGTTAACATTTGGTATGGCTTACTTCTTGGTTCCTAAAATGTGGAACACAAAGCTTTTCTCTAAAAGCTTGGCAAACACTCACTTCTGGTTAGCAACTATTGGAATTGTACTTTGGGTGATCCCAATGTATATCGCAGGATTCATGCAGGGAATGATGTGGAAAGAATTCAATCTTGATGGAACTTTAGCTAGTTCTTTCAACGAAACTGTAAACGCGCTACATGAATTCTATATGGTTCGTTCTTTAGGTGGGGCATTGTACATAGTTGGAGCATTGATTATGGTTTACAACTTAGTTAAAACTGCCAAACAAGGAAGCTTTGTTCCGGATGAAAGTGCTGAAGCCCCTGCATTGGTTAATCCTAAAAAAGGACACAGAGGAGAACACTGGCATTCATGGATTGAAAGACGTCCGGTTAAATTCTTGATCTTATCATTGTTTGCCATCTTAGTTGGAGGTATTGTAGAGATTATTCCTACCATGATGGTAAGTTCTAATGTTACTAAAATTGAATCTGTACAACCATATACTCCTTTGGAGTTAGAAGGTAGAGACATTTATATTAGAGAAGGATGTTACAACTGTCACTCACAATGGGTGCGGCCATTTAGGGATGAAGTTGCCAGATATGGTCAATACTCAAAAGGTGGTGAGTTCGTATATGATCATCCATTCCAATGGGGATCTAAGAGAACCGGTCCTGACCTTCACAGATCAGGAAGAGGGAACAGTATCAATAACCCATCTGCATGGCATTATAAACACTTGATTAATCCAAGACACGTAAACCCTGAGTCTGTGATGCCGGCTTACGTTTGGTTAACTGATCCTTTGGATATTTCAAATACACCTAGAAAAATCTCGGTAATGAGAAAACTAGGAGTTCCATATCCTGAAGGATACGAAGATCAAGCGGTAGATGATCTAAAGGTACAAGCTGAAGAGATTTATCAAGAGATCATTACAGGTGATCCTGAAATCACTAAAGCAAGACCGGACATGGAGGTAATTGCATTGATTGCTTACTTGCAGAGATTAGGATCTGATATCCTAAAAGAATCTCCGGCAGAAGAAGAAACTGAAGTTAATGAGGTAATTATTGACACGGTTTCAAGCCCTGCTCCAGAACAATTAAATGAAGTAGACACTACAAAAATCAATGAATAA
- a CDS encoding plasmid pRiA4b ORF-3 family protein: protein MPSYKFRILLDTDGNEEIFRDIVISSSENFEIFYRAIITSFGFSGQELASFYVSNEEWDKGHEIALMDMEINNNLDAPSIMKETILSDLVNNEDQKFVLVYDFLRMWCFMIELVDTLPTDYDDPQLVLSVGDAPDEMSKEIDFNADFGMDADLELGNDLDDIFSDFDDEDEDFEGFENIDDMDF, encoded by the coding sequence ATGCCTTCATACAAATTTCGCATACTGCTTGATACTGATGGGAATGAAGAAATCTTCAGAGATATTGTCATATCCTCATCTGAAAATTTCGAAATTTTTTACAGGGCAATTATTACTTCATTTGGCTTCTCAGGCCAGGAGTTGGCTTCTTTTTATGTCAGCAATGAAGAATGGGATAAAGGCCATGAAATTGCTTTAATGGACATGGAAATCAACAACAACCTTGATGCTCCATCTATCATGAAAGAAACCATACTTTCAGATTTGGTCAACAACGAAGATCAAAAATTTGTATTGGTGTATGATTTCTTGAGAATGTGGTGTTTTATGATAGAGCTGGTTGATACATTACCAACCGATTATGATGACCCACAATTGGTTTTATCAGTAGGTGATGCCCCAGATGAAATGAGCAAAGAAATTGATTTTAATGCTGATTTCGGAATGGACGCAGATCTCGAGTTAGGAAATGATTTAGATGATATTTTTTCAGATTTTGATGACGAAGATGAAGACTTTGAGGGATTTGAAAATATCGACGACATGGACTTCTAA
- a CDS encoding class I SAM-dependent methyltransferase: protein MTFEKDPIGFAIHDFYKNGSAENIIVESDLCEDDIIPVSHLFRTFDLMPKIEQKALQLSKGRVLDIGAATGCHSTWLIENKKDVLAVDISNGAVEYMLSKDVNAKQISFLDLKNEKFDTILMLMNGIGLVGNLDKLTPALNHLKTLLNPGGTIICDSTDIKYMYEEEDGSMWVDLNSVYYGEIQFNMKYKEVESGWFDWIYIDPHTLTDYASKSGFDTEIIMEGENNHYLAVLKI, encoded by the coding sequence ATGACCTTTGAAAAAGACCCAATAGGATTCGCAATTCACGATTTTTACAAAAATGGTTCAGCTGAGAATATTATTGTTGAATCAGATTTGTGTGAAGATGATATAATTCCCGTTTCACACCTGTTTAGAACGTTTGATTTAATGCCTAAAATTGAGCAAAAAGCATTGCAACTTTCAAAGGGCAGAGTACTTGATATTGGTGCTGCAACAGGTTGTCATAGCACTTGGCTAATTGAAAACAAAAAGGATGTGTTAGCTGTAGATATTTCAAATGGAGCAGTTGAATACATGCTAAGCAAAGATGTAAACGCCAAACAAATATCATTTCTTGACTTAAAAAATGAAAAGTTTGACACCATCTTAATGTTGATGAACGGAATTGGTTTGGTGGGGAATTTAGACAAGTTAACTCCGGCATTAAATCATCTAAAAACACTACTTAATCCGGGAGGTACAATTATTTGCGACTCAACCGACATCAAATATATGTATGAAGAAGAAGATGGATCTATGTGGGTTGATTTGAATTCAGTTTATTACGGCGAGATTCAATTTAATATGAAATATAAAGAAGTTGAATCCGGTTGGTTTGATTGGATTTACATTGATCCTCATACATTAACCGATTATGCCTCCAAATCTGGCTTTGATACAGAAATTATCATGGAAGGTGAAAACAATCATTACCTTGCAGTCTTAAAAATCTGA
- a CDS encoding TraB/GumN family protein, protein MKQYLILIFSIVFSFISCSSDTPNNEEVVTEGDDKVVENGNSLLWKIEKEGAKTSYMYGTMHMIDAEYFHFTDKMTKLAKESDAIVMEVGGMPNPLKTMELMKLDTGDIRSIFTKEEMKTIVGFFDKELGMEPDAFFEVYGQMKPFFILQAISQNYFSSETESYDLQFMSIAGKNEIPLIGLETIEQQLGFFDTIPQEAMNSLIVESIENFKKEKKSTEKMMEIYSEQRVDKLIPLMKKQSPEFMDYSDVFLYDRNKAWIPKIKKEMESKRIFIAVGAAHLFGDGGVIDLLKKEGYKVTPISTED, encoded by the coding sequence ATGAAACAGTATTTGATCCTTATTTTTTCAATCGTTTTTTCTTTTATCTCTTGCTCTTCTGATACTCCTAACAATGAAGAAGTAGTAACTGAAGGTGATGATAAAGTTGTAGAAAATGGAAATTCACTGCTTTGGAAAATTGAAAAAGAAGGAGCTAAAACTTCATATATGTATGGAACCATGCATATGATAGATGCAGAGTATTTTCATTTTACAGATAAAATGACAAAGCTTGCGAAAGAGTCAGATGCTATTGTAATGGAAGTTGGTGGAATGCCAAACCCTTTGAAAACAATGGAATTGATGAAATTAGATACTGGTGATATCAGATCAATTTTTACAAAGGAAGAAATGAAGACAATCGTTGGTTTTTTTGACAAAGAATTAGGGATGGAACCAGACGCTTTTTTTGAAGTTTATGGACAAATGAAGCCATTTTTTATCCTTCAAGCCATTTCTCAAAATTACTTTTCAAGTGAAACTGAATCTTATGACTTGCAATTCATGAGTATAGCAGGTAAAAATGAAATCCCATTGATTGGGTTAGAAACAATTGAACAGCAACTAGGATTTTTTGACACCATCCCGCAAGAAGCAATGAATTCACTTATTGTAGAAAGCATTGAAAACTTTAAAAAAGAAAAGAAAAGTACTGAAAAAATGATGGAGATCTACTCTGAGCAAAGAGTGGATAAACTAATTCCGTTGATGAAAAAACAATCTCCTGAATTTATGGATTACAGTGATGTTTTCTTGTATGATAGAAACAAAGCCTGGATTCCTAAAATCAAAAAGGAAATGGAATCCAAGCGTATTTTTATTGCTGTAGGCGCCGCGCATCTTTTTGGTGATGGAGGCGTAATTGACCTATTAAAAAAAGAAGGTTATAAAGTAACACCTATCTCCACAGAAGACTAA
- the ccoS gene encoding cbb3-type cytochrome oxidase assembly protein CcoS, translating into MGIIFVLLAISVSLALFFLVSFIWASKNGQFDDTYGPAVRMLFDSEDEDQTHQTSKTKKECN; encoded by the coding sequence ATGGGAATAATATTCGTTCTACTCGCAATCAGTGTTAGTTTGGCTTTATTCTTTTTAGTGTCTTTTATCTGGGCCTCGAAAAATGGTCAATTTGATGACACTTATGGACCAGCCGTTCGAATGCTTTTTGACAGTGAAGACGAAGATCAAACTCATCAAACATCAAAAACCAAAAAGGAATGCAATTAG
- a CDS encoding universal stress protein, protein MKETIKKILIPTDYSANAYRAANFGLNLAKKMNAEVILFHAYHYPMATAEDMVFIEKMKDGEVSKLQAEVETYQHKYPGVSIKSIVEFGSVVDLVESIVLEEKVDLVIMGTKGETGALDVVFGSVASNIINVVKCSMLIIPEAAHEFKLEEVILATEFRKHKSAEVYAPLLELLDIFGASVAIVNVQKEVDFNEVPSKGEIETDDIFKDYKHSHHFVEASNVEEALFDFSKSHSADMIVTMTRHYNIWEQIWHKSLSKKLALHSSKPLFIIHEDA, encoded by the coding sequence ATGAAAGAGACAATCAAAAAAATATTGATCCCAACTGATTATTCAGCTAATGCTTATAGGGCAGCAAATTTTGGGTTGAATCTGGCAAAAAAGATGAACGCTGAGGTAATTCTTTTTCATGCTTATCATTATCCAATGGCAACTGCTGAGGATATGGTTTTTATAGAAAAAATGAAAGATGGAGAGGTGTCTAAATTGCAGGCGGAAGTAGAAACTTATCAGCATAAATATCCCGGAGTTTCTATAAAGTCTATTGTTGAATTTGGTTCTGTAGTGGACCTGGTTGAAAGCATTGTGTTGGAAGAAAAAGTTGATTTGGTCATCATGGGTACAAAAGGAGAAACCGGAGCATTGGATGTGGTTTTTGGAAGTGTAGCCTCAAATATTATAAACGTTGTAAAGTGTAGCATGTTAATTATACCTGAAGCAGCACACGAGTTTAAATTAGAAGAGGTTATTTTGGCTACTGAATTCCGCAAACATAAATCAGCTGAGGTATACGCTCCTTTACTTGAATTACTGGACATTTTTGGAGCTTCGGTTGCTATTGTAAATGTTCAAAAAGAAGTGGATTTTAATGAAGTTCCTTCAAAAGGTGAAATTGAAACGGATGATATTTTTAAAGATTACAAACACAGTCATCACTTTGTGGAGGCCAGTAATGTTGAAGAAGCATTGTTTGACTTTTCAAAATCTCATTCTGCAGATATGATTGTCACTATGACCAGACACTATAACATTTGGGAACAAATCTGGCATAAAAGTTTGTCTAAAAAACTGGCATTGCATTCTAGCAAACCACTTTTTATTATACATGAAGATGCTTAG
- a CDS encoding MerR family transcriptional regulator, protein MSKLYYSIGEVAKMFDVNASLIRFWEKEFSLIKPKKNKKGNRLFTEKDIENFRRIYELVKEKGYTLDGAKVALKNKDVKTTDQHDIIAKLEQVKRELNKLKNDL, encoded by the coding sequence ATGTCAAAATTGTATTATTCAATAGGTGAGGTAGCTAAAATGTTTGATGTGAATGCATCATTGATTCGCTTTTGGGAAAAAGAGTTTAGCTTGATTAAACCTAAAAAGAATAAAAAAGGTAACAGACTTTTTACTGAAAAGGACATTGAGAATTTTCGTCGTATTTACGAATTGGTAAAAGAAAAAGGGTACACCTTAGATGGAGCTAAGGTTGCGCTCAAAAACAAGGATGTCAAAACTACAGATCAACATGACATAATTGCAAAGTTGGAGCAGGTTAAAAGAGAATTAAACAAGTTGAAAAACGACTTATAA
- a CDS encoding amino acid ABC transporter substrate-binding protein encodes MKNLLLILSIFMLSNVFAQPEDAVVKTIEGKKYYIHVVAQGNTLYGIHSLYNTEIEDILNANPGLSDNLTIGQQILIPIDVSNQNFYNEHTVAEGETLYGISRKYNCTVDDLKNINPGIESGLQIGQKLKIPKPDSENVTEQIQEQETEVLDYNISLSDSIVNHTVLEHETLYSISKRYMVSSDTIRLLNNIRGNKVKKGDVLLIPIKKVNYTILEKQVEDITQEDSLGIPFKGVKKGTYKIAVFLPFMFAQNDIEMSKTLKIGQHRELDPTTKISFQFYQGLKLAVDSLKQAGLNVDLYAFDTKKDSNAIAKIMDSEEFNNVDLVIGPLYKNTIAYVVNRCAKENIKVVLPFKVDAGVLHEHSNVFKCVTSNMTLMDGTIDYLVENHAHHNIIILKPYSESDKALYERAKARFNEKITGKPSMNGKILEYEWGSSSGREINAKMRKDTTSIFIIPSNDPKYVTGALNRLNKVVNLNPYAKNLKVVAFGFEDWNNFDAIDVLHREKLNQHYSTYRYVDYNTGKGLNFVKSYRYHTGIDPTVYSTQGFDVGMYFLSAMYLYGTSFDQYLKMHNMPLVQNSFSFKSIAAGSGFENQSVSVVKYQNFELVPCKGK; translated from the coding sequence ATGAAGAATCTATTACTGATATTGTCAATTTTTATGTTGAGTAATGTATTTGCTCAGCCTGAAGATGCAGTTGTTAAAACAATTGAAGGAAAAAAGTATTACATACATGTTGTTGCTCAAGGAAATACCTTGTACGGTATACATTCATTGTACAATACAGAAATAGAGGATATTTTAAATGCTAATCCGGGATTGTCAGATAATCTAACCATTGGTCAGCAAATATTGATTCCAATTGATGTTTCAAATCAGAACTTTTACAATGAACATACAGTCGCTGAAGGTGAAACCCTCTACGGAATTTCAAGAAAATATAATTGTACTGTTGATGATTTAAAAAATATTAACCCTGGAATAGAATCAGGTTTGCAAATTGGGCAAAAATTAAAGATTCCAAAACCAGACAGTGAAAATGTAACAGAACAAATTCAGGAGCAAGAAACGGAGGTTTTGGATTATAATATTTCATTATCAGATTCTATTGTGAATCACACAGTACTGGAACATGAAACTTTGTATTCAATATCTAAACGATACATGGTTTCTTCTGATACAATCCGTTTATTGAATAATATCAGAGGTAATAAGGTGAAAAAAGGTGATGTGCTTTTGATTCCAATTAAAAAAGTAAATTATACAATTCTTGAAAAACAAGTAGAAGATATCACTCAGGAAGATTCTTTAGGAATCCCATTCAAAGGTGTTAAAAAAGGAACCTATAAGATAGCAGTTTTTCTTCCTTTTATGTTTGCTCAAAACGACATTGAAATGAGCAAGACTTTAAAAATTGGACAACACCGAGAATTGGATCCTACAACCAAAATATCTTTTCAATTTTATCAAGGATTAAAACTTGCAGTAGATTCACTAAAACAGGCTGGTTTAAATGTAGACTTATATGCTTTTGACACAAAAAAAGATTCTAATGCTATTGCGAAAATTATGGATAGTGAAGAGTTTAATAATGTTGATTTAGTTATTGGTCCGTTGTATAAGAATACGATTGCTTATGTTGTTAATAGATGTGCAAAAGAAAACATCAAGGTTGTGCTTCCATTTAAAGTAGATGCAGGAGTATTACATGAGCATTCAAATGTTTTTAAGTGTGTTACATCAAATATGACCTTGATGGACGGAACTATTGATTATCTGGTAGAAAATCATGCACATCACAACATCATTATCCTAAAACCATATTCTGAATCAGATAAAGCCCTGTATGAAAGAGCAAAAGCCAGATTTAATGAAAAAATTACTGGTAAACCATCTATGAATGGTAAAATCCTTGAATACGAATGGGGAAGTTCAAGCGGGAGGGAGATAAACGCCAAAATGAGAAAAGACACGACAAGTATCTTTATCATTCCGTCAAACGATCCTAAATATGTTACCGGGGCTTTAAATAGATTAAATAAGGTGGTGAATTTAAATCCTTATGCTAAGAATTTAAAGGTAGTAGCATTTGGATTTGAAGACTGGAACAATTTTGATGCAATTGATGTACTTCATAGAGAAAAATTAAACCAACATTATTCAACATACAGATATGTTGATTATAATACCGGTAAGGGTTTGAATTTTGTAAAAAGTTACAGATATCATACTGGTATTGATCCCACTGTATATTCTACCCAAGGATTTGATGTAGGGATGTATTTCTTAAGTGCAATGTATCTATATGGCACTTCCTTTGATCAATATCTGAAAATGCATAATATGCCTTTGGTGCAGAATAGCTTTTCATTTAAATCTATTGCAGCTGGTTCAGGGTTTGAAAACCAAAGTGTATCAGTTGTTAAATATCAAAACTTTGAATTAGTGCCCTGTAAAGGAAAATAG
- the guaA gene encoding glutamine-hydrolyzing GMP synthase, protein MQETILILDFGSQYTQLIARRLRELNVYCEIHPWNKAPELTPEVKGVIFSGSPFSVRDENSPKPEVDKYKGKVPLLGVCFGAQFLAQNFGGEVMASNTREYGRAHLSFVGESVLAKDVVNNSQVWMSHGDTITRIPDNYRVIFSTEDVEVAGFEIEGENTFGVQFHPEVYHSEYGKNLLKNFVVDICKCEQSWTPASFIESTVEELREKLGDDKVILGLSGGVDSSVAATLLNKAIGQNLYCIFVDNGLLRKNEFEEVLASYKGLGLNVKGVDAKSRFYEGLKGESDPEKKRKIIGNIFVEVFDEESHLVENAKWLGQGTIYPDVIESVSATGGPSATIKSHHNVGGLPDYMKLKVVEPLRLLFKDEVRRVGRELGIPDTIIGRHPFPGPGLGIRILGDITAEKVQILQEVDHIFIKGLKDWGLYDDVWQAGVILLPVQSVGVMGDERTYENAVALRAVSSTDGMTADWVHLPYDFLAKISNQIINGVKGINRVTYDISSKPPATIEWE, encoded by the coding sequence ATGCAAGAGACAATCCTTATCCTTGATTTTGGCTCTCAATATACGCAACTAATAGCCAGAAGGCTTAGAGAGCTAAATGTGTATTGTGAAATTCATCCATGGAACAAAGCGCCTGAATTAACACCTGAAGTTAAGGGAGTTATTTTTTCAGGATCTCCATTTTCAGTTAGAGATGAAAATTCTCCTAAACCTGAAGTAGATAAATACAAAGGTAAAGTACCATTATTAGGTGTTTGTTTTGGAGCTCAGTTTTTAGCCCAAAATTTTGGTGGAGAAGTAATGGCTTCCAATACTAGAGAATATGGAAGAGCTCACTTATCGTTTGTTGGGGAATCTGTCTTAGCTAAAGATGTTGTCAATAATAGTCAGGTTTGGATGAGTCATGGTGATACCATTACTAGAATTCCAGACAATTACCGTGTAATTTTTAGTACTGAAGATGTTGAGGTAGCTGGTTTCGAAATTGAAGGTGAAAATACCTTTGGTGTTCAGTTTCATCCAGAGGTTTACCACTCAGAGTATGGTAAGAATCTATTAAAAAACTTTGTTGTTGATATTTGTAAATGCGAACAAAGTTGGACACCTGCTTCTTTTATCGAATCAACAGTTGAAGAGTTGAGAGAAAAACTTGGAGATGATAAAGTGATTTTAGGTTTGTCAGGTGGAGTTGATTCATCTGTAGCTGCAACTTTATTGAATAAAGCTATTGGACAAAATTTGTATTGCATTTTTGTTGACAATGGTTTACTAAGAAAAAATGAATTTGAAGAGGTGTTAGCTTCTTACAAAGGATTGGGACTTAATGTAAAGGGAGTTGATGCTAAAAGTAGATTTTATGAAGGCTTGAAAGGAGAGTCTGATCCTGAAAAGAAAAGAAAAATCATTGGAAATATTTTTGTTGAAGTATTTGACGAAGAATCACATTTAGTAGAGAATGCAAAATGGCTTGGTCAGGGGACTATTTATCCTGATGTAATCGAGTCAGTTTCTGCTACTGGTGGTCCGTCTGCTACTATTAAATCTCATCACAATGTTGGGGGATTACCTGATTATATGAAGTTAAAAGTGGTTGAGCCTTTGAGATTACTTTTTAAAGATGAGGTAAGAAGAGTTGGAAGAGAATTAGGTATACCGGATACGATCATAGGAAGACATCCTTTTCCTGGTCCGGGTCTTGGAATTCGAATCTTGGGAGATATCACAGCAGAAAAGGTACAGATATTGCAAGAGGTAGATCATATATTTATTAAAGGATTGAAAGATTGGGGATTATATGATGATGTTTGGCAAGCAGGAGTAATTTTGTTGCCTGTACAATCTGTAGGAGTGATGGGGGATGAAAGAACTTACGAAAATGCAGTGGCGTTACGTGCAGTTTCTTCAACAGATGGGATGACGGCAGATTGGGTACATTTACCTTATGATTTTCTTGCAAAAATCTCCAATCAAATTATTAATGGTGTCAAAGGAATTAATCGTGTAACTTATGATATAAGTTCTAAGCCACCAGCAACAATTGAATGGGAATAA